A window from Mangifera indica cultivar Alphonso chromosome 2, CATAS_Mindica_2.1, whole genome shotgun sequence encodes these proteins:
- the LOC123209643 gene encoding BTB/POZ domain-containing protein At5g60050 produces the protein MSTREVSAMIKQGFISDQTLSFSPSRTTSTVSRLYSPSSSPPPSSTQQSHPQFTESTRHCHAQPAHHATLFEMMSQEQIQETNKPIKSQSRIFKLLSDFKNPKGSGSGLSHVELGPGDVRLTVVGKDGFRVCIDVHKRILAEKSRFFAEKLARKDKENREILHTVEISECDDVEVYVETVVLMYCEDLKKRLLGEDLDRVLTLLKVSAAVMFDAGIVSCLEHLEAVPWSEEDEEKVISVLSELELQDEAAEVLQRVTFEPSTSSRADDIFLKLLSSVLQAKDDKARREMKTVISRLLKEDASDYDNRLDVSKDTLYSLCHRCLSSLILCLSEATGMDDSRKDRGALMAEIAREADNLQWIVDILIDKKICDEFVKVWADQKELAILHSKIPTMYRHEISRITAQLCIAIGRGLILVPKDTRFSLLSTWLEALYEDFGWMKRASKSVDRKLVEDGLSQTILTLPLLQQQSILLNWFDRFLNKGADCPNIQKAFEIWWRRAFIRQYSAERDSSHLQITVCDYPK, from the exons ATGTCGACAAGAGAGGTCTCGGCTATGATCAAACAAGGTTTTATTTCAGACCAAACGCTCTCATTTTCACCATCAAGAACCACCTCAACAGTATCAAGACTCTATTCTCCTTCCTCTTCGCCGCCACCATCATCAACACAACAATCCCATCCGCAATTCACCGAGTCAACTCGACACTGTCATGCTCAACCAGCCCACCACGCAACTCTGTTCGAAATGATGTCCCAGGAACAGATACAGGAGACCAACAAACCCATCAAATCCCAATCAAGAATCTTTAAACTCTTATCAGACTTTAAAAACCCTAAAGGTTCTGGTAGCGGTTTGAGTCATGTTGAGCTGGGACCAGGTGATGTGAGGCTCACAGTGGTTGGTAAAGATGGGTTTAGAGTGTGCATAGACGTGCACAAGAGGATTTTGGCTGAGAAGAGCAGGTTTTTTGCTGAAAAATTGGcgagaaaagataaagaaaacagAGAGATTTTGCATACGGTGGAGATAAGTGAGTGTGATGACGTGGAGGTGTATGTGGAAACTGTGGTGTTGATGTATTGTGAGGACTTGAAGAAGAGATTGCTTGGTGAGGATCTTGACAGGGTCTTGACTTTGCTTAAG GTCTCTGCTGCCGTCATGTTTGATGCAGGAATTGTGTCATGTTTGGAGCATTTGGAAGCTGTTCCTTGGTCTGAGGAGGATGAAGAGAAAGTCATCTCTGTTCTCAGTGAACTTGAGCTTCAAGACGAAGCAGCTGAAGTCCTGCAGCGAGTAACATTTGAACCATCAACCTCTTCCCGAGCTGATGACATTTTCTTGAAACTGCTGAGTAGTGTTCTACAAGCCAAAGATGATAAGGCCCGTCGAGAGATGAAAACTGTGATTTCTAGGTTACTTAAAGAAGATGCTTCTGATTATGACAATAGGCTTGATGTCTCTAAAGACACCCTTTATAGTCTCTGCCACAGATGTCTTAGTTCTCTGATCCTGTGCTTATCAGAAGCTACAGGTATGGATGACAGCAGAAAGGATCGAGGGGCTTTAATGGCAGAAATAGCTCGAGAAGCTGATAATTTGCAGTGGATTGTTGATATCCTAATTGACAAGAAAATATGTGATGAGTTTGTTAAAGTATGGGCGGATCAAAAGGAGCTTGCCATACTACATTCAAAGATTCCTACCATGTATCGACATGAAATTAGCAGAATCACTGCCCAACTATGTATTGCGATTGGCAGAGGACTTATCTTGGTGCCAAAAGACACCCGGTTTTCGTTGCTTTCCACATGGCTGGAAGCACTATATGAAGATTTTGGATGGATGAAAAGGGCTTCTAAATCTGTAGATAGGAAGTTGGTCGAGGATGGTCTGAGCCAAACGATTCTTACCCTGCCATTGCTGCAACAGCAGTCTATTTTGCTAAATTGGTTTGACCGATTTCTTAATAAAGGGGCTGACTGTCCCAATATTCAGAAAGCATTTGAGATATGGTGGAGAAGAGCTTTTATTAGGCAATATTCAGCAGAGCGGGATAGCTCCCATTTGCAAATAACTGTTTGCGATTATCCAAAATGA
- the LOC123209685 gene encoding probable serine/threonine-protein kinase PBL5: protein MGCFRCGGKSIKDDNITVNDNKKNSKQGDQRQTTSDTSRVASNDPVKKEEISRDDQLSIDVKNLNLKDDTNCGKRAETFTFDELSAATSNFRSDCFLGEGGFGKVYKGHLDKINQVVAIKQLDRSGGQGIREFVVEVLTLSLADHPNLVKLIGFCAEGDQRLLVYEYMPLGSLEKHLLDIGSDRKPLDWNTRMKIAAGAARGLEYLHNKMKPPVIYRDLKCSNILLGEGYHPKLSDFGLAKVGPSGDKTHVSTRVMGTYGYCAPDYAMTGQLTFKSDIYSFGVVLLELITGRRAIDQTKDRKELNLVAWARPMFKDRKNFSKMVDPLLEGQYPVRGLYQALAIAAMCVQEQPNMRPDIADVVMALNYLASQLYDPQNPPARSGRRNPPCLGQEIRENADPKKDGNESPSSN from the exons ATGGGTTGTTTTCGTTGCGGTGGGAAATCAATCAAGGATGATAATATCACTGTCAACGATAACAAGAAGAATTCTAAACAAGGTGATCAAAGGCAAACCACTTCAG ATACATCAAGAGTTGCTTCAAACGATCCTGTAAAGAAAGAGGAGATTTCAAGGGATGACCAATTGTCTATAGATGTAaagaacttaaatttgaaagatGATACAAACTGTGGCAAGAGGGCAGAAACATTTACATTTGATGAACTTTCGGCTGCAACTAGTAATTTTAGGTCAGATTGTTTTTTGGGTGAAGGAGGTTTTGGCAAAGTTTACAAGGGGCACTTGGATAAAATCAACCAG gTTGTCGCTATCAAGCAACTTGATCGAAGTGGAGGGCAAGGGATAAGGGAATTTGTTGTTGAGGTATTGACATTAAGCTTAGCAGACCACCCAAATCTTGTAAAATTGATTGGCTTTTGTGCTGAAGGTGATCAGAGACTATTAGTTTATGAGTACATGCCCTTAGGCTCTTTGGAAAAACATTTATTGG atATTGGATCCGATAGAAAACCACTTGATTGGAATACAAGGATGAAAATAGCAGCTGGTGCAGCAAGGGGCTTGGAATATTTGCACAACAAAATGAAGCCCCCAGTTATATACCGTGATCTGAAATGTTCTAACATATTGCTTGGTGAGGGGTATCACCCCAAGTTATCCGATTTTGGCTTAGCTAAAGTGGGTCCTAGTGGGGATAAGACACATGTATCCACTAGGGTTATGGGCACGTATGGGTATTGTGCACCAGATTATGCAATGACTGGTCAGCTGACATTTAAATCGGATATTTACAGCTTTGGCGTTGTCCTTTTGGAGCTCATCACTGGTCGGAGAGCAATTGATCAAACAAAAGATAGAAAGGAGCTAAATCTGGTTGCATGG GCTCGACCCATGTTCAAAGACCGGAAGAACTTTTCCAAAATGGTTGATCCATTGCTTGAAGGTCAGTATCCTGTGAGAGGTTTGTACCAAGCTCTTGCCATTGCTGCTATGTGCGTTCAGGAGCAGCCTAACATGCGGCCTGACATAGCTGATGTTGTAATGGCTCTGAATTATCTCGCATCCCAGCTATATGATCCCCAAAACCCTCCAGCCAGAAGTGGCCGAAGGAACCCGCCTTGTCTTGGTCAAGAAATCAGGGAAAATGCTGATCCAAAAAAAGATGGCAATGAGTCTCCCAGCAGCAACTAG
- the LOC123209686 gene encoding two-component response regulator-like APRR3, whose protein sequence is MCCEQKEVRNGVAGEGHGLGSCKEDELRVDGVATDTNNRPVGTIKVPNGFQISQQHAPQRSVICWERFLPIRSLKVLLVENDDSTRHVVSALLRNCSYEGPIS, encoded by the exons ATGTGTTGTGAGCAAAAAGAAGTCAGGAATGGAGTGGCTGGTGAAGGCCATGGCCTGGGATCATGCAAAGAAGATGAGCTGAGAGTCGATGGTGTAGCTACAGACACAAATAATAGACCTGTAGGGACAATTAAGGTCCCTAATGGGTTCCAGATATCACAACAACATGCTCCTCAACGTTCTGTGATTTGTTGGGAGAGGTTCTTGCCTATTAGGTCGTTGAAGGTTCTTCTAGTGGAAAATGATGATTCAACTCGCCATGTTGTCAGTGCTTTGCTACGGAATTGCAGTTATGAAG GTCCGATATCATAG